The Trichosurus vulpecula isolate mTriVul1 chromosome 9, mTriVul1.pri, whole genome shotgun sequence region ATACTTAAGGGTTACTTTGTTACCaccttgttaaatttaaaaggcgtgttttgtttctttttaactaggtaaatcactttttatttcttgtattttcttttgttcttatttatCTGTATTAATGGaagttaaacttaaaaaaaaattaagacatagaattctttgcctttttggtgtcatggacccctggCAGCGTGGTAACAATAAAGATGATAGCACCTTTACAGAACCCtggttttagatatataaaatatataggaaaccaaaagtgaataaaaagatataatctccctccccctccaccccagggtCCATAGAATAAATCATCCATGAGCAGAGAAGAGGGAAGCAAGGGCCAGTAACTGCAAGTGAAGGCGTCCTGTAGGAACGTCAGAAGTCCTGATGTCAGCCTGCGCTGAGGCTGGGGATGGATGGCCACAAAGCACCTTTTCCTAAGCTATGTTGGGTGTCAGATGGAGATCAGAGAAGGGATAAGGCCCCTACTCAGAGGCAATGGGACAATGCTAACAGAATACAAATTTGAGCAGCCGTTGCTTTGCTTCTGAGAATGATCTTGGACCTTGAAGGTTAGAATAAAAAGTTGAAGCTAAAGATAACTGAGGTGAGGATAAGAATCATACTTTCAGTGAATTCAAGTCCCAGGTCAGGGCAGCTGCACCCCAGGGACCTGAAGGAGCTGGCAGCTGGGACCTCGGAGGACACTGTCATTGACTCTCTTAGATTTGTCAGGAGTTGATGCtgaaagcatctattaagtgcctcctgtatgccaagtactggggatactGAGGAAAGGCAAAGGTCAAAAGGGTCCTgagagctcagtctaatggacTGAGGAAGCAACCCAAGTCAGTCCTCAACATTCAAGAGTTTATTTAACTTTCCACCTTGAAGTATTTGCATGATGTTATTAGTaacttcattttcactttcacgCTGGCAGCCACACACATTGCACTTCACAGCTCTGTGCAGTACAGAAATAAATGAGAGGCACTCTGCAAGCTGGGCTGGGTATTGGCCTCAGGCATGTCTTTTAGGGAACGGTTCAGTCGTGGAGCCCCATCCAGGCAGAAGAATTTATTTTCAGCCATCTCCAGCAAAAAATGACAGTTTTTGTCAGTCACAGGAGTCTGGCCCCCTATTTCCCATAGAATCACATTTTTACTTTCATGCTGTTTTCTAGGAACGTTTTCCCTGTAAAAGTTGAAGATTGACTGTAGGTACATAAGCATGGCTCAAGCAGGAAAAAACTCTGACTTCAGAATCCCCCAACCTCCCAGTGACCTGCTGGATTCCTTGTGTGACTGCACCCCCCCAGGTCTTATCAGGGGCCGCCCAACTCTGAATCCATgattctgtgtgatcctgagggCCCCCTTGGCAATAACATAGTTAACCCTCTTACTGGTCAAAGGGCAGGAAGTCCATGGTCTGGCCCACCCTACAGTGCCAGAGTGGTCGCCATTTGGACTTTTCTAGCAGAGGGCTCACTGATGGCTGCCAGTGACAGATCTGTAAGACTGGGAGACCATCTCACGTGTGCACTCTTATTTGGTCTTCACACCAGGCCCGCGCAATACATGATATTATCCTCCTCTTACAGAAGCTGAATcttccctggcctcaaggagcttctcaGCTGGCAGCAGAGCTCAGAGATTGCTTCCCACCTTGGGCAGGAGATGAGGGAGGAACAGGCTTGGATCCCAGCCAGGAAGAGTGTGGCTAGAACCACAATTCCTGGTTTGACCAGCTGTGGTGGGTGCGTTGTCCCACCCTCTGTCCCTCATGGAGGGAAGGCACCAAGAGGCTTGGCCATGCAGTcctgctccctccttccctccctccctgctcatTCTTCTCCTGGGGCAGCCTGCAGGAGCAGTGGTCTCTTGGCTTCCCCCAGGCTTCCTCTCAGCTTGGGCAGATGCCTTTAGAACCCAGGGCTGGAGAGCTCAGTGTGGATCTATTCTCTGGCCTTCAACTTTAGACATTCTCAGGGCTGGTGCCTGGAAGATCCCCAGAATTCTGGCCCCCAGCAGGTTTGGTGGGATGGTGCCTGAAGGTTTGAAAATAGTTTAGTCTAGAGAAGGAAGGACAGTAAAGGGGACATACAGGTCATCACCAAATGCTTGTGTGGCTCTTTGTAAGGTTTCTCCTTGTCCCGCGAAGGTCCTGAGGGCACACATTCCATTGAGGGAAGGGACCGAGATGCCTATTTCAGCTCCGTGTCCCAGTGATTAGTGCTTTCCAAAGGGGAAAGACTGCCTTGGAAGGTactgagttccccatcactggttTAGTGGTGGGGCAGAGGAAAGGCTTTTTCAATGGATGCTGAATGACTGCTTCTTGAGGATGTATAGATCGTATTCCCATTCAAGTCAGGGTTTAACTAGAtgagttctaaggtccttccaaggCCGTGACTCTGTGTCCTCTCTGAACCCCTCACTGGATACCAGTCACACTCATCTGACCTCACCTCAGGCTCTCTCTGTTCTTCCCAAAATGTggttcccagaactgaatacaagaGTCCAGACATGATCTGGCCCCAACCCTTGAGGAGAGGTGAAGAGTGTATCCTCCCATACCCCTGGAGCCTGGAGATACGGGCTCCAAGACTGTGGGAATACTGACCAGGTCCCTATCCTGAACACAGACTGCTCTGGTGCCAGGCACCCTTTGGAAAGGGACATTCACAGAGACACTTGGAATGACCCAGGACTTTCCTCGATGATTCTGGTGACTAACGGGAGGCAGTGAGCTTCATGGGAGCCTCCACAGGGGCCCAGACTTCTCACTGCCTTCTAGATTGGGTCTGGAGCTCAACACTTGGAAACACTCCTCCCCAACAGCTCCTCCTTAGAGCAATAATTTCCTTCTGGTTGCCTTGCTTCTAGGAAGGTTATAGAGATGGTGTTGATGCTGGGAAAGCGGCCGTCCTTCAGCAGGGCTTCAGTCAAGGCTACAAGGAGGGTGCCAGAGTCATCATCGGCTATGGCCAGCTCAGAGGAACCCTAAGGTAACCCCTAAAAACCTCTTTCCTTCTGGGAGCCACAGTTTGTAAACAGCTTCACGCTTAACTGCTTCAGCCTGGAAACTTACTAGAAACAGTTGTGGAAGAAATATCTGAAAACAGAGTATGTTCATGGGCTTCTTCTGGTGTGATAGAAATTCAGCCCTACAGATAATTCTGTTCCTGCTTGGGGGGCATAGGAACGTGGTTGATTTTCTTGTATTTGCTCCTTTGTGGGCTACTCAGCTCAGGGTgaagtggagagagggctggacctggggtcaggaagacctgagttcgaatgtgccCAAAGGCACTTCCTCActctgtgacccttggcaggtcaattcacctctgcttgcctcagtttcttcatctgtaaaatgggataataacccCTGCctgttgtggtgaggatcaaatgagaccatgtttgtaacatgcttagcacagggccttgcacacagtaggtgttaaataaacattttttaatctgCTTTGCCCCCAGCTGCTTCTAATAAAGCACCATGTCATAAGGGAAAATAAGATCTGTTATTAATATTAAGTgttgaaaatcaaagaattttgAAACCTAAACTATATTACACAGATGTAAAGAAAAAGCCTCGAATTGCCCCTAAAATACAGGCTGGTTATTCCACCCTCTTTGGCACGCAGTTTTAACTTGGAAATAACTTCTGTAAAAGCCTCAGGATCTGTGAGAACACCCCTTGATGTTTTTGCTttgtaattctcatttcttttgtttctccagtgctCTGCTCTCCTGGTGTGGCCTTCAGGATAGCAGTTCACCTTGGATCACTCCCCTAAATGACCTTCTGGACGCGGTGGGCCAGTGTGAAGAGTCTGTGCTCCAGCGCCTGACAGCCGTCCCTCCCCAGCCCCACGTGGCAGATTTGTTGGATTCCATCCAGGATATGGACCTTTGTCCCTCGGCTCCAGCCCATGAAAAGATCGAAGAGGAAAGACTCAGGAGGCCTCATACTGACTTAAACACAAACTGCTGCCAGGAGGTCGACCCGAGCAGTGGTCCCTGTTCTCCAGGCCATAGAACACAGAGGGGGACACATCCTGAAAAGCCAAGCTTCTCCTGGATCGTGGAACAAACTGCCAGCATCATGGAACAGCTGGGCTTGTCCCCAGACATCCTGGGGAACATTGAGCGGCCGGGACACTAGCTCCACTCTttctttacaaatagtattttgAAATCCATTTCATAGAATTTATCTTATCTTATCAGCAGTTAGaccaaaatatttatcaaattccACCGTGATCTGGTGGATCATCCACTGTTAACTGGTGTGCTTGCAGACATTTAAATTCGACCTGACAGAAGCTTCTCCCTCCATGTGTGGCCCTTTGCACCTGCCCATCACCCCCCACTGTGTCTGCTGTCTTACTCAAGTAATACTGGTATCTGCTCCCTCATCTTATGAACgagaaattgggggaaaaattcttTAATCACAGAAGAGTTTTCCCCCAGCTCTGCTGTAACTGTGAGTCTAATGCACTTTATAAGCGCATTCTCATCCCGCTGTCGTTGACTGACAACTAGAATTCTCAGACTTACTAACAAAAGCGGACCAGGGCTAGGCACACATTTCTTCCCTGGTTGATGTCCTTATTACCGATCTCATCACAGAATCAGAACTTAACGGCCAACCCCTAAATCTGACGCACGAAAATTGCTGGAACTTCCATTCTGCACATGCATAGATGAAAACCACTCACGTTTCTTTAGATTGTTACAGCCCGTAAGTTGCATCAGTCAGCAGCTGCCCACCAAAGTGGGTCATATCCCCATTATGTAGATAAGATACCCAAGGCTCCTCCAGCCAAAGGGACTTACTTACCTATGGCCACACAGCCTCGATTATCTTAGACAGCAGCCATTGTGGaatgcccccccaccccttccccagcTGTCTTGGTGAAAATGAGGGAAATGTTAAAATACCATTTCTGGTACTTGCTTAGCTTTACTCCAACCAAATTTGTTAAGAAATGAGAAGCCCTAATGCTTGCCACACCCCACCCCTAGCTGCTGCTTGAGTCAGGAGTGACCCCAGGCTATCTGTTTGAATCTTCTCCGTGAAGGAGCTCACCACCTTGGGACATCTCCTCAGGGTGCCCTGACTGTTAGGAAGTCCTCATGGTGCACTCAAATCAGCCTTCCCTAGCTGGTCACTGCTTTGCCCTCTGGTGCCACACAAAATAAGGTTAAAGTGAGGGTGAACCCCCCAAAAACTAAAGACCCACACACAGTCTTTGTTTAACCTCAGGATGTACCTTGTTGCCTTTTCATTAAAGCAAACAAAATGGGGCAGTATTTTGATGGCCACAAGTGACCATAAGTTGGTGGAGATTTTTCTGGGATTTTGTTTGACCCCTCTCTTTGAGCCACAGCATGGTGTGACAGACAGTGGCTGGCCTGGATTCAGAAGACATGCAGGCCTCTTGGTCCCTCCTCATGGTGTGCCCATCCCCACCTCCATGGCCTGAACATCACATCCTCCAATTGTTTATCCTTCACTGGGTGCGGGATGCTAGTGGCCACCATGGCCTCTGGTGACTCTTTGAGGGAGGGTACCTCCCCAGCACCAGCCAACAAGCTGCCAACAGTCTCCCCTGGCCCAGAGTCCAGTAGGCCTCAACGATGGGGGGTCATCTCAGTGCAGAAGAGGACGTTAgttcagtccctgtcctcaggcaTCCCGGGGATGAATCCTCATAGCCATCTCCCAGTCCCCTGGGAGCATTAGCCACACCAGCACCCAGGTTCTACTGAGGCTGCCGCATCAGTCTCAGCCCTGGCTGTTAGCTGGGGAAGTCAAAGCCTGCTGGTGGTGTCCACACCTGCTAGGAAGGGAATGGATGGGGTCTGAAAGGTTCTCCTTTcgcccctccctcttcctcctccctaaccgtcccccacccccaccccccaggctcAGGAAAGGGAGGAAGCAATTCTtgcctctcctcccacccctgccccaagtGGAAATCCCAATGCTGTCTGCTGTCGGAGGCACAGGGCCCTGATGCCCGCAGACCTTTCCACCCCCCGCCCCGGCCGAACTTGGCTACAATTAGGCCAGAAACGTTTCCCCACTAGACTGAGCTCCTTAGGAGCCGGGATTGTtgttctttgtgtccccagcagagtgcctggcacacattaggtgcttaataaatgcttgttgacctactacaaatttctttttttacgtTTGAGCTCATCAATAAATTGTCCCTTTGAagcctcatcatttttttttcccacacatTTGGGATCATTTGCACTGTATCCTTGACAATTTCCTGGGCGGAGAGGGGAGGGTAGCCTCCAGCACTTTGGGGAGATCCTCAATGGAGGGCACACCGGAGGGTATGGAGAAGCATTGCCCACACCaccggagggagggagagcatgcTCCCTTTGATAAAGTGAGAGCCAGGAACTCTCAGGAAAGTGAAAGTGCCCTGGAGAAAAGCATCGAAGCAGGCAGGGTTTTCTCttaatgagtattgatgcaaGCATTTTCCCAAATTGTTTGGCTCTCAAAGGACCTGTGCCCTCAGCTCCAGGTCCGCTTCCCAGTGTGAGGTCATTGTTACGGGTTCATCAGTGCCGGGCCAGGTATCAGAGCCCTCTTGGTCCCAATCACTGGAAGAGGAAACCCCCCCCCCTCCATCATCTCAGCAGGGTCTCAGCCCACCTTGGCTTCAAGCCCTCCCCTGAGAAGaagaccaccaccaccaaatggctccagaggagagagtgaggctggcaacTGCACAATCTAACCCTaacccttaaatccaattcactcgcaagtcatggcatcaccttcctgatgtcgtggtcctcttccagaatgacgGGCCAACAGCAACCACCACTGCACAGTATGTTCCATTTGGAAAGAGTTCTCACTGTTCAGAATTGTTGCCTTTTATCAAGTCTAAACCCAATTAGAAGCCCCCATTCATAGCCAAACAATGAGGCTGATCTCTCTGGCACATGGCAGCCTTTCCAATGCCAGAAGACAGACGCCGCGTCTCCTCTGAGTAGTCTCCTCCCGGCTGTCACACCTGCTTCCACCAATCCAGCCTCCTACAAAGACTGAAGGCTTGTCGCTGTCCTGGCTGCTTTTCTGTGGACACTCCCAGCTCATTAGTATCTGCCACAATGTGGACCTAGAAGTGCATGTGAGGTACCAGAAGCAGTCTGTCCAGGGCAGAGAGGCACTTCAAGGCAACAGGGTGGCACCAGAGTGGATAGACCTGGAGGTCtagaagacccgagttccaatctgacctcctCGTGCTTataggacttgcccagggtcacacggctaataagtgtctgaggcaggatttgtgcCCAACTCTTGACTTCAAGTCCGTggctctacccactgaaccacatCGCCGCGTGACCACCATCACCATCTTGCTACTGACTCGTGCTGAACTCACAGACCGCTGATGTCGGTTGCTATTAAAACCTCTCTAGCCTTTTGAGACAAATTACTGTCTAACCCGCGTCTCCCCCATCTCGTATTTGTTGAGTTAGTCATTTGAACCCAAATGTGACTTCTCGCTGATCACgattcagtttcattttgttcAGTTTGACCCAGCCTGTCCAGGCTTTGAACATCCTGGGACAGAATCCTGTCAGCTGGTACTTAGCGGTTCCTCAGTTTGATAAGGCCCCCACCTGCATctttgtctaaatcatgcacgTGCAGTACAAATGATAAACAAACATTCACTAGCACAAGCGTGAGGAAAGATCTAGGCATTCCACTAGGGACCGTCCGAGTTCTCCAAAGACAGAGCCACTCCTCTGGGGTCCGGCCATCCATCAGCTCTAGATCTGCCCCCTGGGCTGCAGTC contains the following coding sequences:
- the YAE1 gene encoding protein YAE1 homolog, whose translation is MSWLRAACARPGQDGGADADVFDDEADETLPAQREWRNRLERRVREGYRDGVDAGKAAVLQQGFSQGYKEGARVIIGYGQLRGTLSALLSWCGLQDSSSPWITPLNDLLDAVGQCEESVLQRLTAVPPQPHVADLLDSIQDMDLCPSAPAHEKIEEERLRRPHTDLNTNCCQEVDPSSGPCSPGHRTQRGTHPEKPSFSWIVEQTASIMEQLGLSPDILGNIERPGH